Within the Catalinimonas niigatensis genome, the region CCAGCCCCGGGTCGTATATTTTCCTTTTACGGTGAATACAGGAGAGCCCTTGGATTTATCGTATTTGTCTTCAATATTCTGAATTTTAGCAGCAGAAAGCTCCCATAGCCGTTCAATTTTAGTGAGCAGATCTTCTGCTTTAATTTGATGATTGATTTTTAGCATTGGTCAATTGTAATTATCATGATGAGTTGAAAGATCATATTCATACGGTTCACAATAGCGAAAATGATTCATTCAGATTTCATTACAAACTGTGTAACCGATTGTCTCGCGAATTTACAAAATTGAAGATAAATAAGAGGAAACAAACTTAAAGAACTAAAAAGTGTGTGCCGTTGGGCAAAAATGATTACTTCACCTGATGGATGAAAGCTAAAATTACCACTTACAATGCAGCCACTGCTCAAAATTTTTCTTTTCGGGCTCGCTGGCATCGTCTCTCTGCACAATGGTGTATTGTTTAAAATAGGTTTTGCCATCCTGTTCCAAAGTTACACTCATCAGCTTTTGCCTTCTGACCAGCGTTACCTCTGCCCTGTGCCCATCATCCAGCAGTTCGTCGGGTGACTCATTACACTTCTGACCGTTAATTGCAATGATTTCATCCTCTTTGGAAAAAACCCGGTCGGCAGGAGAGTTAGGTTCAATGGTTCCTACCACGAGCTTACCTTCTCTCTGCAGTGCTCTGAACCCAAACCATCTTTCGCTCAGGCTTCCCGAATCTCTTACTTTCAGCTGACAGCCTACCGTCCGGAGCAGGGCATTCAGCTCTTCTTCCACAGGAATAATACCCTCAATAAAATAGTGGAAAAATGCGTCAAGAGGCTTCCCCGCTAGCCGAGAGGCTAGTTCTACGATGTCCTGAGGGCTATATCCTCTCTGCTCTTTTCCAAAATTGATCCATAATTCCTGCATCAAGGTATCCAAAGAATGCTGGTTTTGGGTATGCTTACGGAGCGTGAGGTCAAGCATCAGACTTACAATGGCCCCTTTTACATAAATTGATACTTTACGGTTAGGAATACCAGGTACATAGCCATCCAGCCAGAGATCATAAGAAGATGCAGCCAGTGAATAATAAAATCTACCGAAGTTCTCAAAATGACGCTTGAAAACTTTGTTGAGCTCTTCAAAATATTCCAGCTTGCTGATGGCACCGCCTCTGGCCAGGAACAAATCTCCGTAATAGGTCGTCGCGCCTTCCGCCATATAGCCGGTGGTGAAGTAGTTTTCCCGGGCATAATCATAGGGCATCATCTCCGCCGGACGGATACGGATGATATTCCAGGTATGGAAGAGTTCGTGTGAACTCACGCCGATAAATTCACGATACAGTTTGCTGCCCTGGCGAATTTCTTCGGCAGTGCCGAGTATGATGATGGTAGAGTTAAAATGCTCAACCCCATGATACGCTTTATAGGGCAAAAACTGATAGATGAAATGATAATCCTGGCAGGGAAAGTCTCCCATCATCTCAATCTGAGCCTGGGTAAAGCGTTTAAAGTCACTGAGGGTGGCTTCCTTGTCCAGCCAAACATGGCCTTTAAACCAGAGGTGAAAGCGATGTCCCGCCACCTCGTACTGCCAGTGAGTGAGTCTGCTGCTGGCAACCATCGGGCTCTCGGCCAAATGATAAAAGCTGGGCGCTTCCAACGTAAATTTCTCGGTTTCTTCCAGTCCGCAGGCAATTTGATAATCATCCGGCAAGCGAAGTTGTACACGGTACTTTTCCTGCTGCCTATCTTCAGGATAAATGATACAGTTTACAAAGTTGATGTATATTTGTTCATCGTCCAGCCAGGTGGTGCCGGCAGTCATCTCAGCAGCATAATAGTTGTATTTCACAATCAGGCTGGAGACATTGCGGGTGTTGACCTGCCAGCGATCTTTGCTGACTTTATGAAAGGGTAAAGTCTTGCCTTTTTCGTCATATATCTGAAACCGCTGTATATTTTTGGCAAAATTACCCAACTCATAGCGACCAGGCCTCCAGGCAGGAAGCTGTAGAAAAGTAATCTCCTGCTGAGGTGTAAACTTGAGTTCAAAGTCTATAAGCTGGCGATTAGGAAAAGTATAAGAGATTGAATAATGAATCATAGCAAAAGTTTTCTGTGATGCAAATTAGTTGATGGACTGTCAAGCTTACAGAGGATGTTGGAAAATAATAAATTTTGCTTGAGATTTTTAACAACTGTGGGAAGCTGTACTGATAAAATGAAGAAAACATGATTGTAGCCAAGCCCAAAATAAATACCTTTTTTGCCATAGGCGTATTTCTGATACTCAGCTACGGATCAGCCATTTATCTGCTGACCGATATTTTGGCTGCCTCTGAAGTTTCTATCTGGATGTATGGACTTTTCGGTTTTGTACTGATTATTGCATTTGTCGTAACTATTAAAATGATTGGCAGTTACAAAAAGGTGATCATTGATAAAAACCGTGTAGATGTATTCAGTTTTTTCGGCCTTGTAAAAAATCGGTTGTACCTAAAGGATATGGAGGTATGGAGAGAAGAGCGTGTAAAAACTGCCAATGGTATGTTTAAACAATTTGAAGTAAGTTTCGCCAATAAAAAATCTTTCCGCATTGCTAATCAGGAACACGATAATTACGAAAAAGTAGCCAGCTACTTTCGAAAGCATTATAAAAAGAATGAATCAAAACTTGATCGTAAGTAGCGCTTTGCCATTATGTTAATTTAAAATCAAATATGTTATCTAATCTATTACTTGTAGGCATAGGAGGATTTCTGGGAAGTGTATTGCGCTTTTTAATTTCAGTGATGATCAACCGTCAGGTGAGTACTCATTTTCCATTTGGCACTTTTACAGTCAATATTATAGGGAGTCTTTTGATAGGTATTCTTTATGGCTTATGGGCGCGTGAATTCCTGGATGACCATGCCAGCAGGTTATGGATTACTGGTTTTTGTGGCGGATTTACCACTTTTTCTACTTTCTCATTTGACGGACTTACTTTGATCAGTCATGGCCAGTATTTGACATTCCTCATCTATGCAACTGCCAGTGTATTCGTCGGGCTGCTGGCGGTTTATGGAGGAATGACATTAGTAAAAGTATAGTAAGTTAATGGCGAACTACGCCATCTGTCATCCAGCAGTTGATATAGGGTTCTTCCTGCTGGCGTGAAAGCTGAAAATAAAATACCGCTGGCTGGTCATCAGCATCTATCAGCGTTACTTTCTGAAGAGCTTTGTCACCTTTTATGATGATATCATCCAGCCCATATTGCCGGAAGTTGAGCAGAGGCTGATAGGTTTCATTGCTCACTAACCCTATAAATTTGTTAAGTGGCCCGGTACTCTCTTTATTGGATGGGGAAGCAAAACGAAAAGCGACTTCAATTCCATGATTTTTGTAAGGTTGATCATTCTGTTGCATAGCCTTAAGCTGCATATCAACTACTTCCTGAGGGCTGGTGGAAGGAAGTGGAATCATCTCCTCGTTCATAACTGCAACTGAGTTTGAAACTGGGGCAGGAAGGGAGGGAGAGTACCAAAATAAGAAGAATAACAGACCTACTGTAATACAAGATAACACGACGAGTATCATTCTTTTCATAATTAGATCTTTTTTATATTAAACTTCGTGCAGAAGTACGATGTTTAATTGTTATTAATCTTTTGATAACGAATTGGTTAGATACTGATGGGAAGTAGAAAATAAAACAATCTCAGCGATTAGGGTACATCTGTAAAGCTTGCTCCATAAGTACTATCCATGCTATTGGTACGTAATCAATGTAGATAAGCATATCTCATGCATGTAGTGGAGAGCTTTTCTACAATGATATAGAGATTATTTATGCATATTTGCTCATAAATTCATGGGCACGAAATTTTCATTTAGAAGTTAAGTATTGTCTGTCATGCGTATGAACCGCTCTTTTTACCTTAAGTCTAAAGTGCTGCTAGGTTTTGGCTTTGTACTGATTGCTATTGCCGGAGCCTCGGTAATAGCCTATAATAGCTATGAGGAGTTGTCAGAGGCTGTAAAGACAATTTCACAGCCTGATGCTAAAATTAAGCAGATTGACAGTATCATGTTTATCGTAGGTAAATCTGAAAATAGCCTGCAGGAATATACCATCACCAAAAGCGCTGAAAAGCTTCAGCAGTACGCTAAACAGGTTTCTGATATCCGTCAACGGGTACAGGAACTTAAGCAGATGAATACTTATGATGAAAGCGATTTAGATTCTATTCTGAGTCTGATTAACGCCAAGCTGGTAAGTATGGACGATTTTATGGCTATCAAAGAGAGGCGTGATGTATTTGAGTTTTATGACAGGGCTATTGAGGAACTTGAAAGGGAGCGTCCGGTTAAAAAAGATACTGTACAGACCCAGCATGAAACTACGGATGAAACCCAAAATCAGAAAGAGGATACTGTCAAAATCTCTGAAAATATCCCTGAGGAACCAATCGCACAAGCAGAGGAAAAGAAAGTGGATACCGAAGAAGATAAAAAGTTGCTAAGAAGGATTCTCGGAATATTTAGCCGCAAAAAGCAAGAACCGGATACTACTGAAATCATTTCTGAATCAGAACCCTTACCAGATTCTCTTACTGCCGAGGTTGATACGGCTACTTTTTCAAATTTAACGGTAGATTCTGTTCGTCAGATATTAAATACACTCAAAAGGGAGCAGGCAGATACTGAGCGATATCTGGATCGTCAGGAACTGAAATATTTATCCAACAATGCTGAGGTGATGAATCAGATCAACGAACTGATCAGCAGTGTAAAACAAGCCCAGCAGGAGAGTTATCAGGCTCAGTTAGAGGGAGCAAGGATCATTTTGCAGACTTCACTTTCTCGCTTGGGGCTTATCCTTTTGATTGCATTGGGGAGCTCATTTATTTTTATCTATCTCATCTTCTCAGATATTGCTAAAAGTGACTTTTTAAAGACTCAACTGGAAAGGGCCAAGGCCCATGCAGAACAACTTGCCAAGGTAAAAGAAGATTTCCTTGCCAATATGAGTCATGAGATTCGTACACCCCTTACCGCTATTTTAGGGTTTACCAGCCAGCTCAAAAACACAAAATTACAAGAGCCTCAACAAGAATATCTGGCGGCTATTGATAGTTCTTCTTCTCATTTACTGGCTTTGGTTAATGATATTCTTGATTTCTCAAAAATAGAAGCGGGTAAACTTAAGTTTGAGCACCAGCCTTTTGATATGAAAGCCTTGATGGAACAAATGTACCGGGATATGCAGTTTCAAGCGGAGAAAAAAGACTTACAGAT harbors:
- a CDS encoding M61 family metallopeptidase encodes the protein MIHYSISYTFPNRQLIDFELKFTPQQEITFLQLPAWRPGRYELGNFAKNIQRFQIYDEKGKTLPFHKVSKDRWQVNTRNVSSLIVKYNYYAAEMTAGTTWLDDEQIYINFVNCIIYPEDRQQEKYRVQLRLPDDYQIACGLEETEKFTLEAPSFYHLAESPMVASSRLTHWQYEVAGHRFHLWFKGHVWLDKEATLSDFKRFTQAQIEMMGDFPCQDYHFIYQFLPYKAYHGVEHFNSTIIILGTAEEIRQGSKLYREFIGVSSHELFHTWNIIRIRPAEMMPYDYARENYFTTGYMAEGATTYYGDLFLARGGAISKLEYFEELNKVFKRHFENFGRFYYSLAASSYDLWLDGYVPGIPNRKVSIYVKGAIVSLMLDLTLRKHTQNQHSLDTLMQELWINFGKEQRGYSPQDIVELASRLAGKPLDAFFHYFIEGIIPVEEELNALLRTVGCQLKVRDSGSLSERWFGFRALQREGKLVVGTIEPNSPADRVFSKEDEIIAINGQKCNESPDELLDDGHRAEVTLVRRQKLMSVTLEQDGKTYFKQYTIVQRDDASEPEKKNFEQWLHCKW
- the crcB gene encoding fluoride efflux transporter CrcB, which codes for MLSNLLLVGIGGFLGSVLRFLISVMINRQVSTHFPFGTFTVNIIGSLLIGILYGLWAREFLDDHASRLWITGFCGGFTTFSTFSFDGLTLISHGQYLTFLIYATASVFVGLLAVYGGMTLVKV
- a CDS encoding DUF4864 domain-containing protein; the encoded protein is MNEEMIPLPSTSPQEVVDMQLKAMQQNDQPYKNHGIEVAFRFASPSNKESTGPLNKFIGLVSNETYQPLLNFRQYGLDDIIIKGDKALQKVTLIDADDQPAVFYFQLSRQQEEPYINCWMTDGVVRH
- a CDS encoding hybrid sensor histidine kinase/response regulator; translated protein: MRMNRSFYLKSKVLLGFGFVLIAIAGASVIAYNSYEELSEAVKTISQPDAKIKQIDSIMFIVGKSENSLQEYTITKSAEKLQQYAKQVSDIRQRVQELKQMNTYDESDLDSILSLINAKLVSMDDFMAIKERRDVFEFYDRAIEELERERPVKKDTVQTQHETTDETQNQKEDTVKISENIPEEPIAQAEEKKVDTEEDKKLLRRILGIFSRKKQEPDTTEIISESEPLPDSLTAEVDTATFSNLTVDSVRQILNTLKREQADTERYLDRQELKYLSNNAEVMNQINELISSVKQAQQESYQAQLEGARIILQTSLSRLGLILLIALGSSFIFIYLIFSDIAKSDFLKTQLERAKAHAEQLAKVKEDFLANMSHEIRTPLTAILGFTSQLKNTKLQEPQQEYLAAIDSSSSHLLALVNDILDFSKIEAGKLKFEHQPFDMKALMEQMYRDMQFQAEKKDLQIHLEIKGEEYRYLKGDAFRLKQVLYNLISNAIKFTEEGGVIVRCKLKPMDKEKIKAQLEVVDTGIGIPPEKQKNIFEAFVQTDASDTRKYGGTGLGLSISKKIVESQGGEVALESELGEGSTFYVALPYEISTEEEFVNANHAAGPLVEKIFPESKLLIIDDDSLNTKLLSLIVEKWAVQTFIAHSGEEGLEILKNTPIDLVLTDLQMPGMHGEEVASQIRAMDGVTLPIIAFTARVTENKHYFEEKGFADVLHKPFNEREVYNIIEKYLNSQAVTVSSLPEEGEIAVESNEGELYSLSNITRFIGDDQEALVAFLDSFMDVMIDSTAEMKKAVESGDIQTVAYHAHKMFPNVQQLEVEELAKLLRKLEHQGQLTQKESPEEKFPLEETVTQVIYISEKLIAALLEKKELLKTQVS